In Nitrososphaerota archaeon, the genomic stretch TTAGCTAATTCTAAAATTTTTTGCAAATCTCGCATTTTTCATAACCTCCTTTACCTATATCCTTAAGTACTTCCATTGGTTCTCCATAACAAGCGATTTTTCCATTTAATAAAACATATGCTTTGTCTACTTCTACGTAATTTAATATTAATCCTTGATGAGTTACTATTATTCCAGAACAATTATTTTCTAATAAAGTTGAAATAGATTTACCTATTACTCCAAGGTTTATAATATCTACACCTGAATCTGGCTCATCGATTAATGCTAATTTAGGTTTTTGATTATAAAGTAGCATACATTCAATTCTTTTCATTTCTCCTCCAGAAAAGCCTATGTTTATTTCTCTTTCAAAGAATTCTATTGGAAAATTAAATTTTTTAGCAATTTCATCAAAATCTTCTTTTTTTAATCCAAATTTATTTAAAATATCTGATATTCTAACTCCTTTTATAGAAGGTGGAAATTGAAAAGCCATTCCTATTCCTAATT encodes the following:
- a CDS encoding ABC transporter ATP-binding protein produces the protein MKILEIKDLHVEIMGKKILNGIDLEIEENEKIVLLGPNGSGKTTLLKAIMGLSPIKIIKGNIIFKGKDITNLSIDERAKLGIGMAFQFPPSIKGVRISDILNKFGLKKEDFDEIAKKFNFPIEFFEREINIGFSGGEMKRIECMLLYNQKPKLALIDEPDSGVDIINLGVIGKSISTLLENNCSGIIVTHQGLILNYVEVDKAYVLLNGKIACYGEPMEVLKDIGKGGYEKCEICKKF